The genomic interval AGCGGATCGGCGGGATAGACGCCGAGGATGTTCAGCTGGCTGGAAAAATAGGACAGCTCTTCCAGGGCACGGCGGACATTGGCATCGCCCGGATGGCCCTGAATGTCGCTGTAGAACTGCGTCGCGGTGAAGACGCCATCGACCATATAGCTTTCCAGCTTGGTCATGTTGACGCCATTGGTCGCAAAGCCGCCCATTGCCTTGTAAAGCGCGGCGGGAATGTTGCGGACGCGAAAGACGAAGGTGGTCATCATCATCTCGGCCCGGCGCGAATGGTCGGCATCGCGCGCCATGACCAGAAAGCGCGTGGTGTTATGGGCGTGATCCTCGATATGGCGGGCAAGGATGTTCAGCCCATAGATCTCGGCCGCCAGATCCGAGGCCAGGACCCCGGCCGTCATGTCGCGGCTTTCGGCCAACTCCGCCGCGGCGCCGGCACTGTCGGCTGCGGATTCGCCGCGAATGCCATAGCCTGACAGGAAGGCCGCCGATTGCGGCAACAGCACCGGATGGGCGCGGACCTTGCGGACCTCTTCGATGGCGACGCCCGGCATGGCCATCAGGCTGATATGGACGCGGACAAAGGCTTCATCGACGATATGAAGGCCGGATTCGGGCAGCAGCCTGTGGATATCGGCCACGCGACCATAGGTGGTGTTTTCGACCGGCAGCATGGCCAGATCGGCCTGTCCATTGCGCACCGCATCGATCACATCCTCGAAAGTGCGGCAGGGCAGCGGCTCCATATCGGGGCGCGCCTTGCGGCATGCCTCGTCGCTATAGGCGCCCGGTTCCCCCTGAAAAGCAATGCGGTTTGTGGTCATTTGGGTCACCCGCTTTTTATTTTGACGGTCAAAGGGCTAACTATACCTTGATCCCGGAAAGAGAAAGCGGATAGATACGCCACGAATTGACGAGCTTACCAAGGCGGGGATTGCACGCGATGTTCGACACCATGACCGTGACCAAGGCGGCCGGCGCGCTGATCGGCGCGCTGCTCTTTTTGATGTTGGCCAACTGGGCTGCCGACGGACTGTTCCATGTCGGGTCGTCCGAATCCGGCGATCACGGAGAGCAGGCGCAGGCCTATACGATCCCTGTCGAGGATGCCGGTGGCGGTGCCGAAGCCGAAGAAGAGCAGATCGACTTCGAGGCGCTCATGGCCGCAGCAGATCCGGCTGCGGGCGAGAAGGATTTCGGCAAATGCCGCGCCTGCCACAAGCTGGATGGCAGCGATGGCGTCGGGCCGCATCTGAACGGCGTTGTCGGCCGCGCGGTGGCTTCGGTTTCGGGCTTTGCCTATTCCTCGGCCATGGTGGATCACGTCGCCGAAGAGCCGACCTGGACGGTCGAGGCGCTGCAGGAATTCCTGGCCAATCCGAAGGCCGACGTGCCGGGCACCAAGATGACCTTTGCCGGTCTGAAAAAGCCGGAAGATCGCGCCGACCTGATCGCCTATCTGCAAGCGCAGCAGTAAGCGTCGCCGGAACAGAGCAGCCGGAACTGGATTGCATGACGGGCGCGGCATTTTGCCGCGCCCGTTTCGCATGTCACGCATCGGTTCACGAAATCGCGGCTTGAACAGGCCGGGGTCTGCGTCCTAGCTTGTCGGCCAAACAAGACGGAGCTTGCGATGCGTTTGATTTCCCCGGTTATCGGTCTGATCCTTGGTCTGGGTAGTGCCGCTGCGCTGGCCCAGGAACCCGAACAGGGGACAGCCTCGGGCCCGAATGATGAGCGCATCGTCAAATCCCATGGGATCAGCCTGTTTGGCGAACCGAAGCTGCCCGCCGATTTCACGCATCTGCCCTATGTGAACCCGAACGCTCCGAAGGGCGGAGAACTGTCCCAGCACGGCATCGGTGGCTTCGACAGCTACAACCCGTTTACCTTTAGGGGCCGGGCCACGGCACCCAGCATTCTCATGCTGGAAAGGGTCATGGAATCCACGCTGGACGATCCCCTTTCGCAATATTGCCTGCTCTGCGAGACTTTGGAATATCCCGAAAGCCGCGATTGGGTGATCTTCAATCTCAGGCCCGAGGCGAAATTCAGCGATGGCACGCCCTTGACCGCCGAGGATGTCAAATTCTCGTTCGAACTGCTGCGCGACTATGGATTTTCGTCATATCGTCAGGCGATCCAGCAGATGGTTGAAGGCGTCGAGGTGCTGGATGATCACCGGATCAAGTTCACATTCCAGCCCGATTTTCCGCGACGCGACGTGATTGGACAGGTTGGCGGCCAGATCGTCTTTTCGCGCAAGGACTTCGAAGAGAACGACCGGGATATCGAACAGCCCAGCAACAAGCCCTTTATCGGCTCGGGTCCATATATGTTTGACAGCGACGATTTCGGAAAATCCGTGACGCTGGCGCGTAACCCAGATTACTGGGGCAAGGATCTGCCAATCAACCAGGGGCGTCACAATTACGACCGCCTGCGCTTCGAGTATTTCGGCGATTACGATGCCGCCTTCGAGGCCTTCAAGGCGGGTGTCTATACCTTCCGGAACGAGGTTTCCGAACAGCATTGGGCGTCCCGCTATGATTTCCCGGGTTTCCAACAGGGCTATGTCGTCAAGGAAGAAATTCCGGATGGCAATATTGCCAGTGGCGATGCCTGGGTGTTCAACCTGCGACGCGAAAAGTTTCAGGATCCGCGCGTTCGCGAGGCGATCGGGCTGATGTTCAATTTCGAATGGTCGAATCAGGCGCTGTTTTACGAGATGAACAGCCGGGTCGACAGTTTCTGGCCCAACAGCGATCTGAAGGCCACGGGGCTGCCATCGGAGGCCGAACTGGCCTTGCTGGAGCCATTGGCTGAGGATTTGCCGCCCGGTGTGCTGACCGAGGAAGCCGTCATGCCGCCGGTTTCGGGTGACCGGCAGCTTGATCGCCGCAATCTGCGAAAGGCGGCGGCGCTGCTGGAAGAGGCCGGTTGGGTCACGGGCGATGACGGCATGCGCCGCAATGCCGAGGGAAAGAAGCTTGAGGTGCGCTTTCTGGATTTCAACCAGAGTTTTGACCGCATCACCAATCCCTTCGTTCAGAACCTGCAGGCATTGGGGGTGGATGCAAGTCTTGAGCGGGTCGATCCGTCCGAAATGGAAACCCGCAAACGTGCGCATGATTTCGATATCGTCCGCGATGCGCTTGGTAACAGCTATGCGATTGGCGGAGGTACGGGACAGGTCTTCAGCTCGGAAGACGCGGATGATGTCTTCAACCCGATGGGTCTTGCCAACCCGGCGGTCGATGCGCTGATCGAGATCGGCAGCAACGCCCAGACCGAGGAAGAGACGCGGGTGGTCATCAGCGCCCTTGACCGCGTCCTGCGCGCGCTGCGCTTCTGGGTGCCGCAATGGTACAAGACCAACTACACCTTTGCCTATTACGATATGTACGAGCATCCCAAGGATCTGCCGCTTCTTTCGGCCGGGGTCACCGACTTCTGGTGGGTCAATCCCGAGAAAGAGGCCGCGCTGCGCGAGGCGGGCGCGTTGCGTTAGGCAATTTCCTTGATTTCCTTGGCCGGATTTCCGACAAGGCATGAAACTCGAACAGGGTCGGCAAGGCCCGGACAGGGTGAAGGGCAGAGAGTATGATCTCGTATATCCTGCGGCGTTTGCTGCTGATCATTCCGACATTGTTCGGGATCATGCTGGTCAATTTCACATTGACCCAATTCGTGCCGGGTGGCCCTATCGAACAGATCGCAGCCCAGATCCAGGGCGAGGGCGACGTGTTCCGCAATATCTCGGGCGGGGGCGGAGAGGCCGGGCAGGGTGCCACCGAAGAGGTCTATGCCGGCGCGCGCGGATTGCCGCCGGAATTCATCGCCCAGCTGGAAAAGGAATTCGGCTTCGACAAACCCCCGGTCGAGCGGTTCTTTTCGATGCTGGGCAATTACCTGCGTTTCGATTTCGGCACCTCGTGGTTCCGGTCGATCAGCGTCGTCGATCTGGTGCTGGAAAAGCTGCCCGTCTCGATCACGCTGGGCCTGTGGTCGACGCTGCTGGCCTATGTGATCTCGATCCCGCTGGGCATCCGCAAGGCGGTGCGTGACGGGACGCGGTTTGACACCTGGACCTCGGGGCTGATCATCATGGCCTATGCCATCCCGGCCTTTCTGTTCGCGGTGCTGCTGATGGTGCTGTTCGCGGGCGGCAGCTATTGGCAGATCTTTCCGCTGCGGGGCCTGACCAGCGATAATTTCGCCGATCTCTCGACCTGGGGAAAGATCAAGGATTACGCCTGGCACGCCACCTTGCCGGTGATCGCCTCCAGCATTTCGGGCTTTGCCACACTGACGCTGCTGACCAAGAACAGCTTTCTGGATGAGATCAACAAGCAATATGTGATGACCGCGCGCGCCAAGGGCCTGACCGAGCGGCGAGTGCTGTATGGCCATGTCTTCCGCAACGCCATGCTCATCGTGATCGCAGGCTTTCCGGCGCTGTTTCTGGGCGTCTTCTTTGGCAGTTCGATCCTGATCGAGACGATTTTCTCGTTGGACGGTCTGGGCCGACTGGGCTTCGAGGCGGCGGTGCAGCGTGACTATCCGGTGATCTTCGGCACGCTTTACGTCTTTGGCCTGCTGTCGCTGGTGGTGGGGATCCTGTCTGACATGATGTATGTATTCGTCGATCCGCGCATCGACTTTGACTCGAGGGCGGGCTGATGGCGATATCCGAGCTGAACCGCCGCCGCTGGCGCAATTTCCGCCGCAATGGCCGGGCCTTCTGGTCGCTGGTGATCTTTTCGATCCTGTTCGTGATCGCGATGTTCGCCGAGGTAGTGGCCAATGACAAACCCATCGTCGTCAGCTATCGCGGAGAGCTGTATTTCCCGGTCTATAATTTCTATCCCGAGACCACCTTCGGCGGCGATTTCAAGACCGAGGCGATCTATCGCGATCCGGCGGTGCAATGCCTGATCGTCACCGGAGGAGAGCAGGCCTGCTGGGACGAGCCCGAAGCACTGATCGAGGCGGTCGGCAGTGGCAGCAGCGACGTGGCCGAGGCCGATCAGGGCTGGATGATCTGGCCGCCGATCCCCTATCATTTCCGCACCATCAACAATGTCGGCACCGCGCCAAGCGCGCCGGATGGCGATCACCTGCTGGGCACCGATGATACCGCGCGCGATGTGCTGGCGCGGGTGATCTATGGCTTCCGGCTGTCGATCCTGTTCACGCTGATCGTGACGGCGGTTGCCTCGGTCATCGGGATCGCGGCGGGGGCCATTCAGGGCTATTTCGGTGGCCGGGTCGATCTGTTCTTTCAACGCATTCTGGAAATCTGGGCCTCGACCCCGTCGCTTTACGTGATCATCATCCTGTTCGCGATCCTGGGGCGCAGTTTCTGGCTGCTGGTCGGCGTCAGCATCCTGTTCGGCTGGCCCGCGCTGGTCGGTGTGGTGCGGGCCGAATTCCTGCGCGCGCGGAATTTCGAATATGTCCGCGCGGCCCGTGCGCTTGGCGTGGGCGATGGCACCATCATGTTCCGCCATATCCTGCCCAATGCGATGGTGGCGACGCTGACCATGCTGCCCTTTGTCGTGGCGGGGACGATCAGCAGCCTGGCCGCGCTGGACTATCTTGGCTATGGCCTGCCCAGCTCGGCCCCGTCGCTGGGCGAACTGGCCTTGCAGGCCAAGCAGAACCTGCAGGCGCCCTGGCTGGCCTTCACCGCCTTTTTCACCTTTGCCATCATGCTGTCGCTGCTGATCTTCATCTTCGAAGGTGTGCGCGACGCCTTCGACCCGCGAAAGACGTTTAGATGAGCGGTAACGACGATCCGACGGACCTGCAGCCGATCATTCCCGCGCCCGGCGCCCCGGCGGCGGTGAGCGAGGATCATGGCGGTTCCATGCCCGGCACGGAAGATGCGCATGCCACGCCGTCGCCCGACAGCGATGCGGTGCTGGCCGTCGCGGATCTTCGGATCGGCTTTCGCCAAGAGGGGCGGACAGTCCCGGCCGTCAAGGGGGTCAGCTTCCACATCAACAAGGGCGAAACCGTCGCGCTGGTCGGGGAATCAGGCTCGGGCAAGTCGGTGACGGCGCTGTCCACGGTGCAATTGCTGGGCGAATCGGCGCAGGTCGAAGGCTCGGTCAAATATCTGGACCGGGAACTGGTCGGCGCGCCCGACCGCGTTTTGCGCGACATTCGCGGCAATGATATCAGCTTCATCTTTCAAGAGCCGATGACCTCGCTGAACCCGCTGCACACGCTGGAAAAGCAATTGGGCGAAAGCCTGGCGCTGCATCAGGGGCTGACCGGGCAGGCGGCGCGCGACCGGATCGTGGATCTGCTGAACCGGGTCGGCATCCGCGACGCCGAAACCCGGCTGGCGGATTACCCGCACCAATTGTCCGGGGGGCAGCGGCAGCGGGTGATGATCGCCATGGCGCTGGCCAATGGTCCTGACCTGCTGATCGCCGATGAGCCGACCACCGCGCTGGATGTGACCATTCAGGCGCAGATCCTTGACCTGCTGGCCGATCTGAAGCGCGATGAAGGGCTGTCGATGCTGTTCATCAGCCATGATCTGAACATCGTGCGCCGGATTGCCGACCGCGTCTGCGTGATGAAGGATGGAGAGATCGTCGAACAGGGCCCGACCGCGCGGATCTTTGACGATCCGCAGCATGACTATACCCGGATGCTGCTGAATGCCGCGCCGACAGGCCATGCGGATCCGGTGCCCGAGGATGCCGAAACGCTGGTCCGGACCGAGGATCTGAAAGTCTGGTTCCCGATCAAGCGCGGCCTGCTGCGCCGCGTGACGGGCCATGTGAAGGCCGTGAATGGCGCCACCCTGTCGGTGCGCGCGGGCGAGACGCTGGGCATCGTCGGCGAATCCGGCAGCGGCAAGACGACGCTGGCGCTGGCGATCATGCGGCTGATCGACAGTGACGGTCCGATCATCTTCATGGGTCAGGATATCGCGGGCTGGACGGCCAAGAAGCTGCGGCGGCTGCGGCGCGATATGCAGATCGTGTTTCAGGATCCCTTTGGCAGCCTGTCGCCACGCATGACGGTGGAACAGATCATTGCCGAAGGTCTGGGCGTCCATGGCATCGACAAGGGGCAGGACCGCCGCCAGATGGTCGCCGATATCATGTCCGAGGTAGGCCTGAAGCCCGAGACGATGCACCGCTATCCCCATGAATTCAGCGGCGGCCAGCGCCAGCGCATCGCCATTGCCCGCGCCATGATCCTGCGACCGCGTGTCGTGGTGCTGGATGAACCGACCTCGGCGCTGGACATGACGGTGCAGGTGCAGATCGTGGCGCTGCTGCGCAGCCTGCAGCAGAAATACGGGCTGGCCTTTCTGTTCATCAGCCACGATCTGCGCGTCGTGCGGGCCATGTCCCACAAGATCATGGTCATGCGCGCGGGCGAGGTGATCGAGCAGGGCACCGCGGAACAGATCTATGACCATCCCCGCGATCCCTATACCCGCGCGCTTCTGGATGCGGCATTCGTTGGCGCGGAATGAAGATCCTTTTCGTGCATCAGAATTTTCCCGGCCAGTTTCCGCATCTGTCGCGGGCGCTGGCTGAACGCGGGCATCAGGTGTTGGCGCTGACCGATGAAAAGAACCAGCGGCCCAGCCCGGTGGATACCGCACGCTACAAGACGCCCGAGGCGGTGCAGACCAGCGGCGCGCTTGGCCGACCCTATTCCAACTTCATGGAGCGCGCCTATCTGGCGGCGCGGGGCGCGCGCGCGCTGCGCGATCGCCATGACTTCGTGCCCGACGTGATCCTGGGCCATACCGGCTGGGGCGAAACCCTGCTGCTGAAAGAGATCTGGCCCGATGCACGTCTGCTGGTCTATGCCGAACTGATGTATCGCACGCGCGGCCATGATGTCGGCTTCGACCCCGAGACCGGTTCGGCGACCGATGAGGGGCGCTTCATGACCGTTGCCCGCTCGGCCCATCTGATCCAGGGCATCGTGCAGGCCGATGCTGCCATTTCGCCCACCCGCTATCAGGCCGACAGCTTTCCGCCCGAATTGCGCCAGAAGATCACCGTGATCCATGATGGCATCGACACCGGCACGGTCTGCCCGAACCCGCAGGCCAGCCTGACCCTGCCGGGCGGGCACGTGCTGAAGCCGGGGGATGAGGTGCTCAGCTATGTCTCACGCTCGCTGGAGCCCTATCGCGGCTTTCATATCTTCATGCGGGCGCTGCCGCAGGTGCTGGCCCAGCGACCCGATGCGCAGGTGGTGCTGATCGGCGGTGACGGTGTCAGCTATGGCGGTGCGCCACGCGATGCCGAGACATGGAAACAGAAGATGCTGCAAGAGGTCGGCGACCGGATCGACCCGGACCGTGTGCATTTTCTGGGCCGCGTGGGGTATCGCGATTATCTGTCGCTGATGCAGTTGACCCGCGTGCATTGCTATCTGACCTATCCCTTCGTTCTCAGCTGGTCGCTGACCGAGGCGATGGCGACGGGCAGCTATATCGTCGCCTCGGACACCGCGCCGGTGAAAGAGCTGATCCGGGACGGCGAAAACGGGCGGCTGGTGCCGTTCTTCGATGTCTCTGCGCTGTCGGCGGCGCTGGTGCGCGGGCTGGCGGGCGATCCCGACGCGCCGCGCCTGAAACAGGCCGCGCGACAGACGATTCTGGATGGCTACGACCTGAACCGTCACAGCCTGCCGCGCCAGATCGAGTGGCTGGAAAATCAGATGGCGGTGCGCTAGACAGGCGCGTATTTTCTGATGAGGCACGTCATGGTCCAGATCCGCCTGACCAATACCCGCACCCGCATGAAAGAGGAATTCGCGCCCATCGATGCCGATGATGTGCGCATCTATCTGTGCGGGCCGACGGTTTATGATCGCGCCCATCTGGGCAATGCCCGTCCGGTTCTGGTGTTCGACGTGCTGACCCGGCTGCTGCACCATGTCTATGGTGCGGATCACGTGACCTATGTGCGCAATTTCACCGACATCGATGACAAGATCAACGCCGAGGCGCAGCGCCGCAAGGGCCTGGGCAGCCCGCTGTCGCTGGAGGAACTGATCACCGAGCGGACGGATGAGACCATCGCCTGGTATCATGCCGATATGGATGCGCTTGGGGCGATGCGTCCCGATCACGAACCGCGCGCGACCGATTATATCGGGCAGATGATCGCGATGATCCAATCGCTGAACGACAAGGGCCATGCCTATGCCGCCGAAGGCCATGTGCTGTTCGATGTACGCTCCTTTCCCGAATATGGGCGGCTGTCAGGACGCTCGGTCGATGACATGATCGCGGGTGCCCGGGTCGAGGTCGCGCCCTTCAAGCGCGATCCGATGGATTTCGTGCTGTGGAAGCCGTCCGACGCGGATCTGCCCGGCTGGGACAGCCCCTGGGGTCGCGGTCGGCCCGGCTGGCATATCGAATGCTCGGCCATGTCCGAGGCGCTTCTGGGAACCTCCTTCGATATTCACGGCGGCGGGATCGATCTGCAATTTCCGCATCACGAGAATGAGGTCGCGCAAAGCTGCTGCGCCCATCCGCAGGCGGATTTCGCGCGCGTCTGGCTGCATAATGAGATGCTGCAGGTCGAAGGCAAGAAAATGTCCAAATCGCTGGGCAATTTCTTTACCGTCCGCGACCTGCTGGACAAGGATATCCCGGGCGAGGTGATCCGCCTTGTCATGCTGTCCACGCATTACCGCAAGCCGATGGACTGGTCGCAGGCCAAGGCCGATGAGGCGCGCAAGACGCTGTGGGACTGGCACCAGCTGACCCGCGACGTGACGCCCGCGGACAGCCCCGATCCGCGCGTGGTCGAGGCGCTGGCGAATGACCTGAAT from Paracoccus fistulariae carries:
- a CDS encoding prephenate dehydratase, which codes for MTTNRIAFQGEPGAYSDEACRKARPDMEPLPCRTFEDVIDAVRNGQADLAMLPVENTTYGRVADIHRLLPESGLHIVDEAFVRVHISLMAMPGVAIEEVRKVRAHPVLLPQSAAFLSGYGIRGESAADSAGAAAELAESRDMTAGVLASDLAAEIYGLNILARHIEDHAHNTTRFLVMARDADHSRRAEMMMTTFVFRVRNIPAALYKAMGGFATNGVNMTKLESYMVDGVFTATQFYSDIQGHPGDANVRRALEELSYFSSQLNILGVYPADPLRARELQLTQE
- a CDS encoding c-type cytochrome, which gives rise to MFDTMTVTKAAGALIGALLFLMLANWAADGLFHVGSSESGDHGEQAQAYTIPVEDAGGGAEAEEEQIDFEALMAAADPAAGEKDFGKCRACHKLDGSDGVGPHLNGVVGRAVASVSGFAYSSAMVDHVAEEPTWTVEALQEFLANPKADVPGTKMTFAGLKKPEDRADLIAYLQAQQ
- a CDS encoding extracellular solute-binding protein codes for the protein MRLISPVIGLILGLGSAAALAQEPEQGTASGPNDERIVKSHGISLFGEPKLPADFTHLPYVNPNAPKGGELSQHGIGGFDSYNPFTFRGRATAPSILMLERVMESTLDDPLSQYCLLCETLEYPESRDWVIFNLRPEAKFSDGTPLTAEDVKFSFELLRDYGFSSYRQAIQQMVEGVEVLDDHRIKFTFQPDFPRRDVIGQVGGQIVFSRKDFEENDRDIEQPSNKPFIGSGPYMFDSDDFGKSVTLARNPDYWGKDLPINQGRHNYDRLRFEYFGDYDAAFEAFKAGVYTFRNEVSEQHWASRYDFPGFQQGYVVKEEIPDGNIASGDAWVFNLRREKFQDPRVREAIGLMFNFEWSNQALFYEMNSRVDSFWPNSDLKATGLPSEAELALLEPLAEDLPPGVLTEEAVMPPVSGDRQLDRRNLRKAAALLEEAGWVTGDDGMRRNAEGKKLEVRFLDFNQSFDRITNPFVQNLQALGVDASLERVDPSEMETRKRAHDFDIVRDALGNSYAIGGGTGQVFSSEDADDVFNPMGLANPAVDALIEIGSNAQTEEETRVVISALDRVLRALRFWVPQWYKTNYTFAYYDMYEHPKDLPLLSAGVTDFWWVNPEKEAALREAGALR
- a CDS encoding microcin C ABC transporter permease YejB — its product is MISYILRRLLLIIPTLFGIMLVNFTLTQFVPGGPIEQIAAQIQGEGDVFRNISGGGGEAGQGATEEVYAGARGLPPEFIAQLEKEFGFDKPPVERFFSMLGNYLRFDFGTSWFRSISVVDLVLEKLPVSITLGLWSTLLAYVISIPLGIRKAVRDGTRFDTWTSGLIIMAYAIPAFLFAVLLMVLFAGGSYWQIFPLRGLTSDNFADLSTWGKIKDYAWHATLPVIASSISGFATLTLLTKNSFLDEINKQYVMTARAKGLTERRVLYGHVFRNAMLIVIAGFPALFLGVFFGSSILIETIFSLDGLGRLGFEAAVQRDYPVIFGTLYVFGLLSLVVGILSDMMYVFVDPRIDFDSRAG
- a CDS encoding ABC transporter permease; the encoded protein is MAISELNRRRWRNFRRNGRAFWSLVIFSILFVIAMFAEVVANDKPIVVSYRGELYFPVYNFYPETTFGGDFKTEAIYRDPAVQCLIVTGGEQACWDEPEALIEAVGSGSSDVAEADQGWMIWPPIPYHFRTINNVGTAPSAPDGDHLLGTDDTARDVLARVIYGFRLSILFTLIVTAVASVIGIAAGAIQGYFGGRVDLFFQRILEIWASTPSLYVIIILFAILGRSFWLLVGVSILFGWPALVGVVRAEFLRARNFEYVRAARALGVGDGTIMFRHILPNAMVATLTMLPFVVAGTISSLAALDYLGYGLPSSAPSLGELALQAKQNLQAPWLAFTAFFTFAIMLSLLIFIFEGVRDAFDPRKTFR
- a CDS encoding ABC transporter ATP-binding protein, which encodes MPGTEDAHATPSPDSDAVLAVADLRIGFRQEGRTVPAVKGVSFHINKGETVALVGESGSGKSVTALSTVQLLGESAQVEGSVKYLDRELVGAPDRVLRDIRGNDISFIFQEPMTSLNPLHTLEKQLGESLALHQGLTGQAARDRIVDLLNRVGIRDAETRLADYPHQLSGGQRQRVMIAMALANGPDLLIADEPTTALDVTIQAQILDLLADLKRDEGLSMLFISHDLNIVRRIADRVCVMKDGEIVEQGPTARIFDDPQHDYTRMLLNAAPTGHADPVPEDAETLVRTEDLKVWFPIKRGLLRRVTGHVKAVNGATLSVRAGETLGIVGESGSGKTTLALAIMRLIDSDGPIIFMGQDIAGWTAKKLRRLRRDMQIVFQDPFGSLSPRMTVEQIIAEGLGVHGIDKGQDRRQMVADIMSEVGLKPETMHRYPHEFSGGQRQRIAIARAMILRPRVVVLDEPTSALDMTVQVQIVALLRSLQQKYGLAFLFISHDLRVVRAMSHKIMVMRAGEVIEQGTAEQIYDHPRDPYTRALLDAAFVGAE
- a CDS encoding glycosyltransferase translates to MKILFVHQNFPGQFPHLSRALAERGHQVLALTDEKNQRPSPVDTARYKTPEAVQTSGALGRPYSNFMERAYLAARGARALRDRHDFVPDVILGHTGWGETLLLKEIWPDARLLVYAELMYRTRGHDVGFDPETGSATDEGRFMTVARSAHLIQGIVQADAAISPTRYQADSFPPELRQKITVIHDGIDTGTVCPNPQASLTLPGGHVLKPGDEVLSYVSRSLEPYRGFHIFMRALPQVLAQRPDAQVVLIGGDGVSYGGAPRDAETWKQKMLQEVGDRIDPDRVHFLGRVGYRDYLSLMQLTRVHCYLTYPFVLSWSLTEAMATGSYIVASDTAPVKELIRDGENGRLVPFFDVSALSAALVRGLAGDPDAPRLKQAARQTILDGYDLNRHSLPRQIEWLENQMAVR
- the cysS gene encoding cysteine--tRNA ligase; the protein is MVQIRLTNTRTRMKEEFAPIDADDVRIYLCGPTVYDRAHLGNARPVLVFDVLTRLLHHVYGADHVTYVRNFTDIDDKINAEAQRRKGLGSPLSLEELITERTDETIAWYHADMDALGAMRPDHEPRATDYIGQMIAMIQSLNDKGHAYAAEGHVLFDVRSFPEYGRLSGRSVDDMIAGARVEVAPFKRDPMDFVLWKPSDADLPGWDSPWGRGRPGWHIECSAMSEALLGTSFDIHGGGIDLQFPHHENEVAQSCCAHPQADFARVWLHNEMLQVEGKKMSKSLGNFFTVRDLLDKDIPGEVIRLVMLSTHYRKPMDWSQAKADEARKTLWDWHQLTRDVTPADSPDPRVVEALANDLNTAGAISVLHGLRDDPAVLLASARLLGLLQQDAGDWTAAGAGGHDGIGKLLERIVAGFDQIRAEAMQSKDFTRVDELKSALSDAGLDVRMSKAGVELVRRADTDPQQVARIADALSS